One Methylomonas sp. LL1 DNA window includes the following coding sequences:
- the dxs gene encoding 1-deoxy-D-xylulose-5-phosphate synthase has translation MKLTNDYPLLKDIHGPSDVRALPKEQLKALADELRSYLTHTVSISGGHFSAGLGTVELTVALHYVFDTPVDQLVWDVGHQAYPHKILTGRKDRMPTIRTLGGVSAFPSREESEYDAFGVGHSSTSISAALGMAIASQLRGEDKKMVAIIGDGSITGGMAYEAMNHAGDVNANLLVILNDNDMSISPPVGAMNNYLTKVLSSKFYSSVREESKKALAKMPSVWELARKTEEHVKGMIVPGTLFEELGFNYFGPIDGHDVDMLVSTLENLKDLTGPVFLHVVTKKGKGYAPAEKDPLAYHGVPAFDPSKDYLPKAAPSPHPTYTEVFGRWLCDMAKQDERLLGITPAMREGSGLVEFSKQFPKRYFDVAIAEQHAVTLAAGQACQGAKPVVAIYSTFLQRAYDQLIHDVALQNLDVLFALDRAGLVGPDGPTHAGAFDYSYMRCIPNMLVMAPADENECRQMLTTGFKHQGPASVRYPRGKGPGATVEADLTELEIGKAEVRHRGGRIAILAWGSMVTPAVEVGKQLSATVVNMRFVKPLDEALVLELAKSHDVVVTIEENVIAGGAGSAINEFLQAQKILMPVLNIGLPDRFVEQGSREELLSLCGLDAKGILAKIEAFAA, from the coding sequence ATGAAACTGACTAACGATTATCCATTACTGAAAGACATCCACGGCCCGTCCGATGTCCGCGCCCTGCCGAAAGAACAGCTCAAGGCCTTGGCCGACGAGCTGCGTAGCTATCTGACTCATACCGTCAGCATCTCCGGCGGCCACTTTTCGGCGGGCCTGGGCACGGTCGAGCTGACCGTGGCGCTGCATTATGTGTTCGATACCCCGGTGGATCAGTTGGTCTGGGATGTGGGCCATCAGGCTTATCCGCATAAGATTCTGACCGGACGCAAGGACAGGATGCCGACCATCCGAACGCTGGGCGGCGTCTCGGCCTTTCCGTCGCGCGAAGAAAGCGAATACGATGCTTTCGGCGTCGGCCATTCCAGTACGTCGATCAGCGCGGCGCTGGGGATGGCGATCGCCTCACAGCTGCGCGGCGAGGATAAGAAGATGGTGGCCATTATCGGCGACGGTTCGATCACCGGCGGTATGGCCTACGAGGCGATGAACCATGCCGGCGACGTCAACGCCAATCTGTTGGTGATTTTGAACGACAACGATATGTCGATTTCGCCGCCGGTCGGGGCGATGAATAATTATCTGACCAAGGTGTTGTCGAGTAAGTTTTATTCGTCGGTGCGGGAAGAGAGTAAGAAGGCTCTCGCCAAGATGCCTTCGGTGTGGGAATTGGCGCGCAAGACCGAGGAACATGTCAAGGGTATGATCGTGCCCGGTACTTTGTTCGAAGAGCTGGGCTTTAATTATTTCGGGCCGATCGACGGTCACGATGTCGATATGCTGGTGTCGACGCTGGAGAATCTGAAGGATTTGACCGGCCCGGTTTTCCTGCATGTGGTGACCAAGAAGGGCAAGGGTTACGCGCCGGCCGAGAAAGATCCTTTGGCTTATCACGGCGTGCCGGCCTTCGATCCGAGCAAGGATTATCTGCCCAAGGCCGCGCCGTCGCCGCATCCGACTTACACCGAAGTCTTCGGCCGCTGGTTGTGCGACATGGCGAAACAGGACGAGCGCTTGCTGGGCATTACGCCGGCGATGCGGGAAGGTTCGGGCCTGGTGGAGTTTTCCAAGCAGTTTCCGAAACGTTATTTCGATGTGGCGATCGCCGAGCAGCATGCGGTGACGCTGGCCGCCGGCCAAGCCTGCCAGGGCGCGAAACCGGTGGTGGCGATTTATTCGACCTTTTTGCAACGGGCCTATGACCAATTGATCCACGACGTAGCGTTGCAGAATCTGGATGTGCTGTTCGCATTGGACAGAGCCGGGTTAGTGGGTCCGGACGGCCCCACCCATGCCGGTGCCTTCGATTACAGCTACATGCGCTGCATCCCCAACATGCTGGTGATGGCGCCGGCTGATGAAAACGAGTGCCGGCAAATGCTGACGACAGGTTTCAAGCACCAAGGTCCAGCCTCGGTGCGTTATCCGCGCGGCAAGGGCCCCGGCGCGACTGTCGAGGCTGATCTCACCGAGCTGGAAATCGGCAAGGCCGAAGTCAGACATCGGGGCGGCCGCATCGCGATACTGGCCTGGGGCAGCATGGTCACGCCAGCGGTCGAAGTTGGCAAACAACTGAGCGCTACCGTAGTCAACATGCGCTTTGTGAAGCCGCTCGATGAAGCCTTGGTGCTGGAACTGGCCAAGAGCCACGACGTCGTCGTCACCATTGAGGAAAACGTCATCGCCGGCGGTGCCGGTAGCGCGATCAACGAGTTTTTACAGGCGCAAAAAATCCTGATGCCGGTGTTGAATATCGGTCTGCCCGACCGTTTCGTCGAACAAGGCAGCCGCGAGGAATTGCTCAGTTTGTGCGGGCTCGATGCCAAAGGCATTTTGGCAAAAATCGAAGCGTTTGCTGCGTAA
- a CDS encoding copper resistance D family protein yields MEGIANYLDSLIGGVDLTFYSIAIGGLMWGLFVLRPWDEDSNYNSALLEKTVNLIHFGSKALVITQLSKIGLKIWLMAVTLGKSPFPAFFQTVQFSAGMARALFAFALFLFIKYGLNNRLRSKQHWLTATAIIVPLVMAAAWLVHGASRLEDRGLLMTLTVTHQLAAATWVGGIFQILALWGLKKRNAIAVEIWPMLLKRFSMVGILAVGALLVTGTPLAWYYIRTFQGFIGAGYGNLLMVKIMMMGLALGFAWLNRKAVEEYFVSRSLYALTARVPYYIEAETLILLTILFTAASLASQPPAVDIPHLTASVDEVLNMFHPRIPRWESPTHEALIAGEAGRVAIVGQVPSEAATAWSDYNHNISGIFLATMSFFAMLSFSSRFHSWARFWPVGFMALGVFLFFRSDAESWPLGPIGFWESTFNNGEILQHRIATMLVFILGLIEVRARLNNNSGFMPYMFPLLAAFGGMMLLAHSHVGFEAKTAFLIQVGHTLMGVFSLILACGRWLELKLDSPGKNVAGFISVFALFQIGVILMFYREPLY; encoded by the coding sequence ATGGAAGGCATTGCCAATTACCTTGATTCGCTGATCGGCGGCGTCGATCTCACCTTCTATTCGATTGCCATCGGCGGTTTGATGTGGGGCTTGTTTGTGTTACGGCCCTGGGATGAAGATTCGAATTACAACAGCGCCTTGCTGGAAAAAACCGTCAATCTGATTCACTTCGGCAGCAAAGCCCTGGTGATTACTCAGTTGTCTAAAATCGGCCTGAAAATCTGGTTGATGGCGGTAACCTTGGGAAAATCACCATTTCCGGCCTTTTTCCAAACCGTACAATTCAGCGCCGGCATGGCACGCGCGTTGTTCGCTTTCGCTTTGTTTTTGTTTATCAAATACGGGCTTAATAACCGCCTTCGCTCCAAGCAACATTGGCTGACGGCGACCGCGATTATCGTACCGTTGGTAATGGCCGCCGCTTGGCTGGTGCATGGCGCCAGCCGTCTGGAAGACCGCGGTTTACTGATGACCCTGACAGTCACTCACCAATTGGCCGCCGCCACCTGGGTGGGCGGGATTTTTCAAATCCTGGCCTTGTGGGGTCTGAAAAAGCGCAACGCCATCGCGGTGGAAATCTGGCCAATGCTGCTGAAGCGTTTTTCAATGGTCGGCATCCTCGCGGTCGGCGCATTACTGGTAACCGGCACCCCACTGGCCTGGTATTACATCCGCACCTTTCAGGGCTTCATCGGTGCCGGTTACGGTAACTTGCTGATGGTCAAGATCATGATGATGGGCTTGGCGCTGGGCTTTGCCTGGTTGAATCGCAAGGCAGTCGAAGAATACTTTGTCAGCCGCAGCCTTTATGCGCTGACGGCCCGCGTACCTTATTACATCGAAGCGGAAACCCTGATCCTGCTGACCATTTTGTTCACCGCCGCCAGCCTGGCTTCCCAGCCGCCGGCGGTCGATATCCCGCATTTGACAGCCTCGGTGGACGAAGTGCTGAACATGTTCCACCCGCGCATTCCGCGCTGGGAATCGCCCACGCATGAAGCCTTGATCGCCGGCGAAGCAGGGCGCGTTGCCATCGTCGGCCAGGTGCCCTCGGAAGCCGCCACCGCCTGGTCGGACTATAACCACAACATCTCCGGCATTTTCCTGGCCACTATGAGCTTCTTCGCCATGCTGTCGTTTTCCAGCCGATTTCATAGTTGGGCACGCTTCTGGCCGGTCGGCTTCATGGCACTCGGTGTGTTTTTGTTTTTCCGCAGCGATGCCGAAAGTTGGCCGCTCGGCCCTATCGGCTTCTGGGAAAGTACTTTCAACAACGGCGAAATCCTGCAGCACCGCATAGCCACCATGCTGGTGTTTATACTGGGCTTGATCGAAGTCCGGGCACGCCTGAACAATAATAGCGGTTTCATGCCTTATATGTTTCCACTGCTGGCGGCATTCGGTGGCATGATGTTACTGGCGCATTCGCATGTCGGTTTCGAAGCCAAAACCGCGTTTCTGATCCAAGTTGGCCACACCCTGATGGGCGTGTTTTCTCTGATTCTAGCCTGCGGCCGCTGGCTGGAACTCAAGCTCGACTCGCCCGGCAAAAACGTTGCCGGTTTTATTTCAGTGTTCGCCTTGTTCCAAATAGGCGTCATTCTGATGTTCTATCGTGAACCCCTGTACTGA
- a CDS encoding copper resistance CopC family protein has protein sequence MMRFFQPAALALTLLTSNLAFGHAVVTHNSLKLKPVPVNLASQVELSFNSKVELDLSEVFLVSAGDVMTPITATPGAKAGQVVLDLPALKPGEYAIKLKIFAADGHLSEDLLRFFVKEAK, from the coding sequence ATGATGCGATTTTTCCAACCCGCCGCCTTGGCATTAACGTTGCTGACCAGCAATCTGGCGTTCGGCCATGCCGTCGTCACCCACAATTCACTGAAACTGAAACCGGTACCAGTCAACCTGGCCAGCCAGGTAGAGCTGTCGTTCAATTCCAAGGTGGAATTGGACCTGTCCGAGGTGTTCCTGGTCAGTGCCGGTGACGTGATGACGCCTATCACCGCCACGCCAGGTGCGAAAGCGGGCCAGGTCGTGCTCGATTTGCCGGCCCTGAAGCCAGGTGAATACGCCATCAAATTGAAAATCTTCGCCGCGGACGGTCATCTCAGCGAAGACCTGCTGCGTTTTTTTGTCAAAGAAGCTAAATAA
- a CDS encoding aspartate aminotransferase family protein, translating to MSFSIADLFTEHFQEKFDLHEHYLNNQMVRVLRTIGYDRNYKRAIGQYLYDQDNNEYLDLLSGFGVFAIGRNHPTVISALRETLTLELPNLVQMDVSLLSGLLAKEILATCPDNLDKMFFSNSGTEAVEAAIKFARYTTKRPRIVHCEHAFHGLTMGSLSLNGEEIFREGFGPLLPNCSAVPFNDLEALEKELSSKDVAAFIVEPIQGKGVNVPDDNYLPEVERLCKKYGTLFVADEIQTGIGRTGKFWAIDHWNVKPDMILMAKALSGGFVPVGGVAMTTKIMDTVFNRMDRAVVHGSTFSKNNMAMAAGLATLEVMRAEKLVENSAKVGADIINTINASATRYEFLKEARGKGLMIAIEFQSPKSLGLKAAWAMLEAANKGLFCQMITIPLFKEHRILSQVAGHGMNVVKFLPPLNLTQKDRDWIINSMDKTIADTHQVTGSIWTLGKNLASHALKNKK from the coding sequence ATGTCTTTTAGCATCGCCGATCTTTTCACCGAGCACTTCCAAGAAAAGTTCGATTTACACGAGCACTATCTGAACAATCAAATGGTGCGAGTACTGCGCACTATTGGTTATGACAGAAATTACAAAAGAGCGATCGGCCAATATCTGTACGACCAAGACAACAACGAATATCTGGATTTATTGAGCGGCTTCGGCGTATTCGCCATCGGCCGCAATCACCCGACCGTGATCAGCGCCTTGCGGGAAACCCTGACACTGGAACTGCCGAATCTGGTGCAAATGGACGTATCCTTGTTGAGCGGCTTGCTGGCCAAGGAAATCCTCGCTACCTGCCCGGATAATCTGGACAAAATGTTCTTCAGCAACTCAGGCACCGAAGCCGTGGAAGCGGCGATTAAATTTGCCCGTTACACCACCAAGCGCCCCCGTATCGTTCATTGCGAACACGCATTTCACGGCCTGACCATGGGTTCGCTATCACTGAACGGCGAGGAAATTTTCAGAGAAGGCTTTGGCCCGCTGCTGCCTAACTGCTCCGCCGTGCCGTTCAACGATCTTGAAGCTTTGGAAAAAGAACTTAGCAGCAAGGATGTCGCCGCCTTCATCGTCGAACCGATTCAGGGCAAGGGCGTCAACGTGCCGGATGACAACTACCTGCCGGAAGTCGAACGCCTATGTAAAAAATACGGCACCTTGTTCGTCGCCGACGAAATCCAGACCGGTATCGGCCGTACCGGCAAATTCTGGGCAATCGACCACTGGAACGTCAAACCCGACATGATATTGATGGCCAAAGCGCTGTCCGGCGGTTTCGTGCCCGTCGGTGGCGTGGCAATGACAACAAAGATCATGGATACCGTGTTCAACCGGATGGATAGAGCCGTCGTACACGGCTCCACCTTCTCCAAAAATAACATGGCGATGGCCGCTGGCCTGGCAACGCTGGAAGTCATGAGAGCCGAGAAACTGGTGGAAAACAGCGCGAAAGTCGGCGCAGACATTATCAATACCATCAACGCTTCCGCCACTCGATACGAATTCCTTAAGGAAGCACGCGGCAAGGGCTTGATGATTGCTATCGAATTCCAATCGCCGAAAAGCCTAGGCCTCAAAGCCGCCTGGGCCATGCTGGAAGCGGCCAACAAAGGCCTATTCTGCCAGATGATCACGATACCGTTGTTCAAGGAACACCGCATTCTGAGCCAGGTCGCGGGGCACGGCATGAACGTGGTCAAGTTTTTGCCGCCGCTAAATCTGACACAAAAAGACCGCGACTGGATTATCAATTCCATGGACAAAACCATCGCCGATACCCATCAGGTCACCGGCTCGATCTGGACCCTAGGTAAAAATCTGGCCAGCCACGCCCTAAAAAACAAAAAGTGA
- a CDS encoding phosphorylase family protein, which yields MTDTAHLTSPTVTNDADALVGIVVALPEELSTLTYHKLKLGECCRIGDTWVVYSGAGPANATKAAELLIDKGCRQLISWGCAAGLSPELKPGDLVLASQIVTEQQQFDTDSHWRSRILAFLPTGIPVHDGKLFSSAELVGSHQHKQRLHQTSLAIALDMESAAIAETAQRAGLPCLAVRAIADPAGMDLPQAVQRALDSDGQVVMAKLLRYLLTHPWEVVGLIRLGLHFHAAQTTLKLVARQFRIPGTYPPIAI from the coding sequence GTGACCGACACCGCCCATTTGACATCTCCCACGGTAACCAACGATGCCGACGCCCTTGTCGGCATCGTCGTTGCGCTGCCGGAAGAACTGAGCACGCTGACCTACCACAAACTCAAACTAGGCGAATGTTGCCGGATCGGCGACACATGGGTCGTTTACAGCGGCGCCGGTCCCGCCAATGCCACCAAAGCCGCCGAGCTACTGATTGACAAAGGCTGTCGGCAACTGATCAGTTGGGGCTGCGCGGCTGGCTTGTCACCTGAATTAAAACCGGGTGACTTGGTATTAGCCTCCCAAATCGTCACCGAGCAACAACAATTCGATACCGATAGCCATTGGCGCAGCCGGATACTTGCTTTTTTGCCCACCGGCATCCCCGTACATGACGGCAAATTATTCAGCAGCGCCGAATTGGTCGGCAGTCACCAACACAAACAGCGCCTTCATCAAACCAGCCTAGCCATTGCGTTGGACATGGAAAGCGCCGCCATTGCCGAAACCGCGCAGCGCGCCGGCCTGCCGTGCCTGGCGGTTCGCGCCATAGCCGATCCGGCCGGCATGGATTTGCCGCAAGCTGTCCAACGTGCTTTAGACAGTGACGGCCAGGTGGTCATGGCCAAATTGCTGCGTTACTTGCTGACGCATCCCTGGGAAGTGGTCGGTCTGATTCGTCTAGGACTGCATTTTCATGCCGCCCAAACAACCCTAAAACTCGTCGCCCGCCAGTTCCGAATACCGGGGACATACCCCCCGATAGCGATTTGA
- the shc gene encoding squalene--hopene cyclase: MFTESPIDTSSHDMPNSTTSTPNILSGLNAAIERAQSKLLSLQNPAGYWVFELEADCTIPAEYIMMMHYLDDINEELQSKIAVYLRSRQAEDGSYPMFTGGPGDISGSVKVYYALKMAGDSIHEPHMKRLREWILSQGGAARANVFTRIALAIFEQLPWRGVPYIPVEIMLLPSWFPFHLDKVSYWSRTVMVPLFIMCTLKAKAKNPHNVSILELFVVHPDEEKHYFPERTLLNKFFLGLDQLGRVTEPLIPKSIRKRAIDKAVDWFTERLNGEDGLGGIFPAMVNAYESMLLLGFPKDHPNVLIARQSIDKLLVIKDDHAYCQPCLSPVWDTGLASLALLEADKQGNKTSLGRAYDWLKSVQLSDEPGDWRVRRPELAGGGWAFQFANPHYPDVDDTAVVAFSMAEAEQSGLDESIHRATRWIVGMQSQNGGYGAFDVDNTYYYLNEIPFADHGALLDPPTVDVSARCAMLMARVTKDHAEYLPALQRTIDYIRNDQEADGSWFGRWGTNYIYGTWSALLGLEQTSLPKTDPMYTKAAAWLKSVQREDGGWGEDNLSYHDDKKFRGRYHFSTAFQTAWAVLGLIAAGEVHCREVKAGIEFLLRHQQADGVWNDPCFTAPGFPKVFYLKYHGYDKFFPLWALARYRNELAKQ, encoded by the coding sequence ATGTTTACCGAATCCCCTATAGATACCAGCAGCCACGACATGCCTAACAGCACGACTTCAACCCCAAATATCCTGAGTGGTTTGAATGCCGCTATCGAGCGAGCGCAAAGTAAATTGCTCAGCCTGCAAAATCCTGCGGGTTACTGGGTATTTGAATTGGAAGCCGACTGCACCATCCCGGCCGAATACATCATGATGATGCATTACCTGGATGACATTAACGAAGAACTGCAAAGCAAAATCGCGGTATATCTGCGCAGCCGCCAAGCGGAAGACGGCAGCTATCCGATGTTTACCGGTGGCCCCGGCGACATCAGCGGCAGTGTTAAAGTCTATTACGCCTTGAAAATGGCCGGCGACTCCATCCATGAACCGCACATGAAACGCTTGCGCGAATGGATCCTGAGCCAAGGCGGCGCGGCGCGGGCCAATGTATTCACCCGGATAGCCCTGGCCATCTTCGAGCAATTGCCTTGGCGCGGCGTACCCTATATCCCGGTCGAAATCATGTTGCTGCCATCCTGGTTTCCGTTTCACCTGGATAAAGTATCGTATTGGTCCCGGACGGTCATGGTGCCGCTGTTCATCATGTGTACCTTAAAAGCCAAGGCCAAGAATCCACATAACGTCAGCATCCTGGAACTATTTGTGGTACATCCCGACGAGGAAAAGCATTATTTCCCCGAGCGCACCTTGCTGAACAAGTTTTTCCTGGGATTGGATCAGTTGGGTCGGGTCACCGAACCCTTGATTCCGAAAAGCATCCGCAAGCGAGCAATCGATAAAGCGGTCGACTGGTTTACCGAACGTCTGAATGGCGAAGACGGCTTGGGCGGTATTTTTCCAGCCATGGTCAACGCCTATGAGTCCATGTTGTTGCTGGGCTTCCCCAAGGATCACCCTAATGTCTTAATTGCTCGCCAATCCATCGATAAATTGCTGGTGATTAAGGACGACCATGCTTACTGCCAACCCTGCCTGTCCCCGGTTTGGGATACCGGCCTGGCCAGCCTGGCTTTATTGGAAGCCGACAAACAAGGCAACAAAACCAGCCTCGGTAGAGCCTATGATTGGTTAAAAAGCGTGCAATTGTCGGACGAACCCGGCGATTGGCGCGTGCGCCGCCCGGAACTGGCCGGTGGTGGCTGGGCATTCCAATTTGCCAATCCGCATTATCCCGATGTTGACGATACCGCGGTCGTGGCATTCTCGATGGCTGAAGCCGAGCAGTCCGGCCTGGATGAATCCATTCACCGCGCCACCCGCTGGATCGTCGGCATGCAGTCGCAAAACGGCGGTTATGGCGCATTCGATGTGGATAACACCTATTACTACCTGAACGAGATTCCGTTTGCCGACCATGGCGCTCTGCTGGATCCGCCGACAGTCGATGTCAGTGCCCGTTGCGCGATGTTGATGGCCAGGGTGACCAAGGATCATGCCGAATATTTGCCAGCCCTGCAACGCACCATCGACTACATCCGTAACGATCAGGAAGCCGACGGCTCCTGGTTCGGCCGCTGGGGTACCAACTACATCTATGGTACCTGGTCCGCTCTGCTGGGCCTGGAACAAACCAGCCTGCCTAAAACCGACCCGATGTACACCAAAGCCGCCGCTTGGCTGAAAAGTGTGCAACGCGAAGATGGCGGTTGGGGCGAAGATAACTTGAGCTATCACGACGACAAAAAATTCCGTGGCCGCTACCATTTCAGCACCGCATTCCAGACCGCCTGGGCTGTATTAGGCTTGATCGCGGCCGGCGAAGTGCACTGCAGGGAAGTAAAAGCCGGCATCGAATTTCTGCTGCGCCATCAACAAGCCGATGGCGTCTGGAATGATCCCTGCTTCACCGCGCCCGGCTTTCCAAAAGTGTTCTATCTGAAATATCACGGCTACGACAAATTTTTCCCGTTATGGGCGCTGGCCAGATACCGTAACGAATTGGCCAAGCAGTGA
- a CDS encoding phytoene/squalene synthase family protein — translation MNGPQPPIDNPQLLAQLSDTELQAVLLEGVSRTFALTIPQLPPALYPAVANAYLLCRIVDTIEDEVSLTAEQKKYFCRMFIDIVKTGQHAQAFADQLAPLLSQQTIPAEHSLIRLSARVIAITRSLDAAQIEALACCVETMANGMPVYQALDLHAGLKTMKDMDDYCYYVAGCVGEMLAKLFCHYSEEIAQHREELLRLSVSFGQGLQMTNILKDIWDDAKRGVCWLPQDIFTETGFNLAELTPATDDERFRLGLTHLIGIAHGHLQNALTYTQLLPSHETGIRNFCLWALGMAVLTLKKIKQNLSFNESGQVKISRNSVKTTIVACKLTARSNILLSLLFNLSSRDLKTPDWRYLPQSHTGQ, via the coding sequence ATGAACGGACCTCAACCACCCATCGATAACCCGCAATTGCTCGCGCAATTATCCGACACCGAACTGCAAGCCGTTTTGCTTGAAGGAGTGTCCCGCACCTTCGCGCTGACAATTCCACAACTGCCGCCAGCCCTATATCCGGCCGTTGCCAACGCATATCTACTATGCCGAATCGTCGACACCATAGAAGACGAAGTCTCATTGACCGCCGAGCAAAAAAAATATTTTTGCCGCATGTTTATCGACATCGTCAAAACCGGCCAACATGCCCAAGCCTTCGCGGACCAATTGGCGCCTTTGCTATCGCAACAAACCATTCCGGCCGAACACAGCCTGATCCGTTTAAGCGCTCGAGTAATCGCCATCACCCGCAGCCTGGATGCCGCGCAAATCGAGGCCTTGGCATGTTGTGTAGAAACCATGGCTAACGGCATGCCTGTCTATCAAGCGCTAGACTTGCACGCGGGCTTGAAAACCATGAAAGACATGGACGATTACTGCTATTACGTCGCGGGCTGTGTCGGTGAAATGCTGGCTAAATTGTTTTGCCATTATTCGGAAGAAATTGCCCAACATCGGGAAGAACTGCTCAGGCTGTCGGTGTCTTTTGGACAAGGCTTGCAAATGACCAACATCCTGAAAGACATTTGGGACGACGCCAAACGAGGTGTCTGCTGGCTTCCGCAAGATATTTTCACCGAAACCGGTTTCAACCTGGCCGAGTTGACCCCGGCTACCGACGATGAACGCTTCAGGCTCGGTCTGACACATTTGATAGGCATCGCTCACGGCCATTTGCAAAACGCACTGACCTACACCCAATTGCTGCCCAGTCATGAAACCGGTATACGAAACTTCTGCTTGTGGGCTTTAGGCATGGCGGTTTTGACCCTGAAGAAAATCAAACAAAACTTGAGCTTCAACGAATCCGGCCAAGTCAAAATCAGCCGCAACAGCGTCAAGACCACAATTGTCGCCTGCAAGCTGACGGCTCGCAGCAACATCTTACTGTCATTACTTTTCAATCTAAGCAGCCGGGATTTAAAAACCCCTGACTGGCGGTATTTACCCCAATCGCACACTGGACAATAA
- the hpnH gene encoding adenosyl-hopene transferase HpnH produces MSVPLRQQLAVGSYLIKQKLMGAKKYPLVLMLEPLFKCNLACAGCGKIDYPDDILDKRLSVQECLDAVDECGAPMVSIPGGEPLIHKEMPQIVEGIIARKKFVYLCTNALLLRKRINDYKPSPYLTFSVHLDGLKHKHDSSVCQEGVFDIAVEAIKLALGKGFRVNVNCTLFQGETPEEVAEFLDYAMELGVEGVTIAPGFSYERAPKQDVFIKGVDVKNLFRGIFKIGKNRKWKLNHSSLYLDFLAGNQNYNCTPWGNPTRNVFGWQKPCYLLADEGNAGSFKELLETTPWEKYGTVKNPKCANCMAHCGYEATAVEDTLAHPLKSLWASIRGPKTSGDMVVESSPQYARVGKTSISDIPVKIES; encoded by the coding sequence GTGAGTGTGCCTTTACGTCAGCAATTAGCTGTTGGTAGTTATCTGATCAAACAAAAATTAATGGGTGCGAAAAAGTATCCCTTGGTTTTAATGTTGGAGCCGTTGTTCAAATGCAACTTGGCTTGCGCCGGTTGCGGCAAGATCGATTACCCGGATGATATTCTCGATAAGCGTTTATCCGTTCAAGAATGTTTGGACGCGGTGGATGAGTGCGGTGCGCCAATGGTGTCAATTCCAGGCGGCGAGCCTCTGATTCATAAGGAAATGCCGCAAATTGTCGAAGGTATCATTGCCCGTAAAAAGTTTGTTTACCTGTGTACTAATGCCTTGTTGCTCCGAAAACGCATCAACGATTACAAGCCGTCACCTTATTTGACATTTTCCGTTCACCTAGACGGCCTTAAACACAAGCACGATAGCTCGGTTTGTCAGGAAGGTGTTTTCGATATCGCCGTTGAAGCGATTAAGCTGGCGCTGGGCAAGGGGTTCAGGGTCAATGTCAACTGCACGTTGTTTCAAGGTGAAACACCGGAAGAAGTTGCGGAGTTTTTGGACTATGCGATGGAATTGGGTGTCGAGGGCGTGACAATTGCGCCGGGATTCAGCTATGAGCGCGCGCCCAAGCAAGACGTATTTATCAAGGGTGTTGATGTTAAAAACCTGTTTCGCGGTATTTTTAAAATAGGTAAAAACAGAAAATGGAAATTGAACCATTCTTCGCTGTATCTGGATTTTCTGGCTGGAAACCAAAACTACAATTGCACGCCCTGGGGTAACCCGACCCGTAACGTTTTCGGTTGGCAAAAACCCTGCTATTTGCTGGCCGACGAGGGTAATGCCGGTTCGTTCAAGGAGTTGTTGGAAACTACGCCTTGGGAGAAATACGGCACGGTCAAAAATCCCAAGTGCGCAAACTGCATGGCGCATTGCGGTTATGAGGCAACGGCGGTCGAAGATACACTGGCACATCCGTTGAAATCGTTGTGGGCTAGTATTCGTGGCCCTAAAACATCCGGCGACATGGTGGTGGAATCAAGTCCGCAGTATGCCAGGGTTGGAAAAACCTCAATTTCCGATATTCCCGTCAAAATTGAATCATGA
- a CDS encoding ABC transporter substrate-binding protein translates to MLKKIYFSFSFLMLLCLSSLSWAEETSARQVVDEFQNQLIDVMKQGKELGFQGRYDKLDAAVKKSHDLPKIARIVVGKQWEELTAEQQNKLEAVFSQLSVSAYAHNFKSFSGESFSFVSEEETGRGGVVVHTNLKIPGEKDVKFDYMMKKKDDSWQIINIIADGVSDLALKRSDYTSVLNREGFDALIAKINEKIESYAKQ, encoded by the coding sequence ATGTTAAAAAAAATTTATTTCAGTTTTAGTTTTTTAATGCTTCTCTGTCTATCGTCATTGTCCTGGGCCGAGGAAACCTCGGCACGTCAGGTGGTGGATGAGTTTCAAAATCAGCTGATCGATGTGATGAAGCAGGGTAAAGAGTTGGGCTTTCAGGGGCGCTACGACAAATTGGATGCGGCGGTAAAAAAGAGCCATGACTTACCCAAAATTGCCCGGATTGTGGTGGGTAAGCAATGGGAGGAGTTGACCGCTGAGCAGCAGAACAAATTGGAAGCCGTATTCAGTCAGTTGAGCGTGTCAGCCTATGCGCATAATTTCAAAAGCTTTTCCGGTGAGTCGTTTAGTTTTGTTTCGGAAGAAGAAACCGGACGAGGCGGCGTAGTGGTGCATACCAATCTGAAAATCCCCGGTGAAAAGGATGTCAAATTCGATTATATGATGAAGAAAAAAGACGATAGTTGGCAGATTATTAATATAATAGCGGACGGAGTCAGCGATTTGGCATTAAAGCGTTCGGATTACACCAGTGTTTTAAACCGGGAAGGGTTCGATGCGCTGATTGCTAAAATCAATGAGAAAATAGAAAGTTACGCTAAACAATAA